From the Malus domestica chromosome 17, GDT2T_hap1 genome, one window contains:
- the LOC103405434 gene encoding aquaporin TIP2-1: protein MAGIAFGRFDDSFSLGSLKAYLAEFISTLLFVFAGVGSAIAYNKLTSDAALDPAGLVAVAIAHGFALFVAVSIGANISGGHVNPAVTFGLALGGQITILTGIFYWIAQLVGAIVAAFILKFVTGGLTIPIHSLAAGVGAIQGVVFEIIITFALVYTVYATAADPKKGSLGTIAPIAIGFIVGANILAAGPFSGGSMNPARSFGPAVASGDFHDNWIYWVGPLIGGGLAGLIYGNVFIHSEHAPLVNEY, encoded by the exons ATGGCCGGAATAGCATTTGGGAGATTTGATGATTCTTTCAGTTTGGGGTCCTTGAAGGCCTACCTTGCTGAGTTCATCTCCACTTTGCTCTTTGTTTTTGCAGGAGTTGGTTCAGCCATAGCTTACA ACAAGTTGACATCCGATGCTGCACTTGATCCTGCTGGGCTAGTGGCCGTTGCCATTGCCCATGGTTTTGCTCTCTTTGTTGCAGTCTCAATTGGGGCCAACATCTCTGGAGGCCATGTAAACCCAGCCGTCACTTTCGGATTGGCTCTTGGTGGCCAAATCACAATCCTCACTGGCATCTTCTACTGGATTGCCCAGCTCGTTGGCGCCATTGTTGCAGCCTTTATCCTCAAGTTCGTGACTGGAGGCTTG acAATCCCCATCCACAGTCTAGCTGCTGGAGTTGGAGCCATTCAAGGAGTAGTCTTTGAGATCATCATCACGTTTGCTTTGGTTTACACTGTCTATGCAACAGCAGCTGACCCCAAGAAGGGCTCGTTGGGCACTATTGCCCCAATCGCCATCGGTTTCATTGTCGGAGCTAACATCTTGGCTGCCGGACCATTCTCCGGTGGGTCAATGAACCCGGCCCGGTCTTTCGGTCCTGCCGTTGCTAGCGGCGACTTCCACGACAACTGGATCTACTGGGTTGGACCCCTCATTGGTGGTGGACTTGCTGGCCTCATCTATGGAAACGTATTTATACACTCAGAACATGCACCCTTAGTCAACGAGTACTGA